One stretch of Streptomyces sp. R21 DNA includes these proteins:
- a CDS encoding 4-oxalomesaconate tautomerase, whose amino-acid sequence MTRGPEQLRCMLLRGGTSKGAYFLAGDLPADPAARDDLLLRVMGSPDERQIDGLGGAHPLTSKVAVVSPSADPRADVDYLFLQVAVDRPEVSYRQNCGNILAGVGPFAVERGIVAAGEGLTSVRIRMVNTGDLATATFPTPGGRVDYTGDAEISGVPGTAAPVVIEFPAGTSALLPTGNVRDELDGVPVTCVDNGMPTVLIAATSLKVTGYETPKDLEEDLALADRLREIRLRAGHLMGLGDVSDTTVPKLTLLAPPRNGGAVTTRTFIPVRCHTSIGVLGAASVAAGLRIEGGVGAGLASPSAQSDRIRIEHPTGFIDIESSLGATPEGLPVARRTAVVRTARKIFDGTVFPRSAETAPIPAQRPGGHR is encoded by the coding sequence GTGACCCGCGGGCCCGAGCAGCTGCGCTGCATGCTCCTGCGTGGCGGCACCTCCAAGGGCGCCTACTTCCTCGCCGGGGACCTGCCCGCCGACCCGGCCGCCCGCGACGACCTGCTGCTGCGTGTCATGGGCAGTCCGGACGAGCGGCAGATCGACGGCCTCGGCGGAGCGCACCCGCTGACCAGCAAGGTCGCCGTGGTCTCGCCCTCCGCCGATCCGCGGGCCGACGTCGACTACCTCTTCCTCCAAGTCGCCGTCGACCGACCAGAGGTGAGTTACCGTCAGAACTGCGGGAACATCCTCGCCGGCGTCGGCCCGTTCGCCGTCGAGCGCGGAATCGTCGCGGCGGGGGAGGGGCTTACCTCCGTACGCATCCGGATGGTCAACACCGGCGACCTCGCCACCGCGACCTTCCCCACCCCGGGAGGCCGGGTGGACTACACGGGGGACGCCGAGATCTCCGGAGTGCCGGGCACCGCCGCCCCCGTGGTGATCGAGTTCCCGGCCGGCACGAGTGCGTTGCTGCCCACCGGCAACGTCCGCGACGAGCTCGACGGCGTACCGGTGACCTGCGTGGACAACGGCATGCCGACCGTGCTGATCGCGGCCACCTCGCTCAAGGTCACCGGCTACGAGACGCCCAAGGACCTGGAGGAGGACCTGGCACTCGCCGACCGGCTGCGCGAGATCCGTCTCCGGGCGGGCCACTTGATGGGCCTCGGCGACGTGTCGGACACCACCGTGCCCAAGCTGACCCTGCTCGCCCCGCCCCGCAACGGGGGCGCGGTCACCACCCGCACCTTCATTCCCGTGCGCTGCCACACCTCGATCGGTGTGCTCGGCGCGGCCAGTGTGGCCGCCGGTCTGCGCATCGAAGGCGGGGTCGGCGCGGGACTCGCCTCGCCGTCCGCACAGAGTGACCGAATCCGCATCGAACATCCCACGGGATTCATAGACATCGAAAGTAGCCTCGGCGCCACTCCCGAAGGCCTGCCCGTCGCGCGCCGCACGGCCGTGGTCCGCACGGCGCGCAAGATCTTCGACGGCACGGTGTTCCCCCGGTC
- a CDS encoding 4-carboxy-4-hydroxy-2-oxoadipate aldolase/oxaloacetate decarboxylase, with amino-acid sequence MSGIVVTNPPKADAHDVEALAAFGVATVSEAMGRTGLLGPEIRPIQQGVRVAGTAVTVLSWPGDNLMIHAAVEQCGEGDILVVTTTSPSIDGMFGELFATALQRRGVRGVVTNAGVRDTQELRDMGFAAWSRAVSSQGTVKATGGSVNVPIAIDGQAIRPGDVILADDDGVVVVPRERARRTAEASEAREAKEAKSRAAFLQGELGLDRYGLRDTLGRLGVEYRTYEEYTREGAGS; translated from the coding sequence GTGAGCGGCATCGTCGTCACCAACCCGCCGAAGGCCGACGCGCACGACGTCGAGGCGCTGGCCGCCTTCGGCGTGGCCACCGTCAGCGAGGCGATGGGCCGAACGGGCCTGCTGGGCCCGGAGATTCGGCCCATCCAGCAAGGCGTACGTGTCGCAGGTACGGCCGTCACCGTGCTCAGCTGGCCCGGCGACAACCTCATGATCCACGCTGCCGTCGAGCAATGCGGCGAGGGCGACATCCTGGTCGTCACCACCACCTCCCCGTCCATCGACGGCATGTTCGGCGAACTGTTCGCCACCGCGCTCCAGCGGCGCGGGGTGCGCGGCGTCGTGACGAACGCGGGTGTCCGGGACACCCAGGAGCTGCGCGACATGGGCTTCGCCGCGTGGTCGCGAGCCGTCTCCTCGCAGGGCACCGTGAAGGCCACCGGCGGCTCTGTCAACGTCCCGATCGCCATCGACGGCCAGGCGATCCGCCCCGGCGACGTGATCCTCGCCGACGACGACGGCGTGGTCGTCGTCCCGCGCGAGCGCGCCCGCCGGACGGCCGAGGCGTCCGAGGCCCGCGAGGCCAAGGAGGCCAAGTCCCGCGCCGCCTTCCTCCAGGGCGAACTGGGCCTGGACCGCTATGGACTGCGCGACACCCTGGGGCGCCTGGGCGTGGAGTACCGGACCTACGAGGAGTACACCCGCGAGGGAGCGGGCTCGTGA
- a CDS encoding PIG-L deacetylase family protein, producing the protein MTHGNAPANPRSTLVVTAHAGDFVWRAGGAIALAASRGEKVTIACLTFGERGESAKAWREGKSLEEIKAIRRDEAERAAATLGAEVRFFDAGDYPLVATAELTGQLVAVYRETQPDVVLTHPAEDPYNGDHPAANRMALQARVLAQAIGYPGEGEIIGAPPVFFFEPHQPEMSGFKPEVLLDITEVWDTKRKAMECLGAQQHLWDYYTDLAVRRGVQLKRNAGPNLGLAHKTMAEAYMRPYPQIAKELA; encoded by the coding sequence ATGACGCATGGCAACGCGCCCGCCAACCCACGCTCCACACTGGTCGTCACCGCGCACGCCGGGGACTTCGTGTGGCGGGCCGGGGGAGCCATCGCCCTGGCCGCCTCCCGCGGCGAAAAGGTCACCATCGCCTGTCTGACCTTCGGCGAGCGCGGGGAGTCCGCCAAGGCCTGGCGCGAGGGCAAGTCCCTGGAGGAGATCAAGGCGATACGCCGGGACGAGGCCGAGCGGGCCGCCGCCACCCTCGGCGCCGAGGTCCGCTTCTTCGACGCCGGCGACTACCCGTTGGTCGCCACCGCCGAGCTGACCGGCCAACTCGTCGCGGTCTACCGCGAGACGCAGCCCGACGTCGTCCTCACCCACCCGGCCGAGGACCCGTACAACGGCGACCACCCGGCCGCCAACCGCATGGCGCTGCAGGCCCGCGTGCTGGCCCAGGCCATCGGCTACCCGGGCGAGGGCGAGATCATCGGAGCCCCGCCGGTCTTCTTCTTCGAGCCGCACCAGCCGGAGATGAGCGGCTTCAAGCCCGAGGTGCTCCTCGACATCACCGAGGTCTGGGACACCAAGCGCAAGGCCATGGAGTGCCTCGGCGCCCAGCAGCACCTGTGGGACTACTACACCGACCTCGCCGTACGCCGCGGCGTCCAGCTCAAGCGGAACGCCGGCCCGAACCTGGGCCTCGCCCACAAGACCATGGCCGAGGCGTACATGCGCCCCTACCCGCAGATCGCGAAGGAGCTGGCGTGA
- a CDS encoding GntR family transcriptional regulator, with the protein MPKEARPGTGEQAKQHALAQLRQAILRGDMAPAQRLVENELAEQFGVTRASVRAALIELESEGLVERIRNRGSRVRVVTVEEAVAITECRMALEGLCSAKAAVSASDEQLTELADLGAAMSKAVADGEPMTYSDLNHELHARIREFSGQAVAVELLERLNAQLVRHRFQLALRPGRPQQSLSEHLAMIEAITARDPQAAEAAVRAHLGSVIEALRD; encoded by the coding sequence ATGCCGAAGGAAGCCCGTCCAGGCACCGGAGAGCAGGCCAAGCAGCACGCGCTCGCGCAGCTGCGGCAGGCGATTCTGCGCGGAGACATGGCACCGGCGCAGCGGCTGGTGGAGAACGAACTCGCCGAGCAGTTCGGTGTGACACGGGCCAGCGTCCGGGCGGCGTTGATCGAGCTGGAGTCGGAGGGACTGGTCGAGCGGATCCGCAACCGCGGTTCGCGGGTCCGGGTGGTGACCGTCGAGGAGGCGGTCGCCATCACCGAGTGCCGGATGGCCCTCGAAGGGCTGTGCTCGGCCAAGGCGGCCGTATCGGCCAGTGACGAGCAACTCACCGAGCTGGCCGACCTGGGCGCGGCGATGTCCAAGGCGGTGGCCGACGGCGAGCCGATGACGTACTCCGATCTCAATCACGAACTGCACGCCCGGATCCGGGAGTTCTCCGGCCAGGCCGTGGCCGTGGAACTGCTGGAGCGGCTCAACGCCCAACTGGTGCGCCACCGTTTCCAGCTCGCGCTGAGACCGGGACGTCCCCAGCAGTCCCTGAGTGAACACCTGGCCATGATCGAAGCGATCACGGCCAGGGACCCGCAGGCGGCCGAAGCGGCCGTCCGCGCCCACCTGGGCAGCGTGATCGAAGCGCTGCGCGACTGA
- a CDS encoding subtype B tannase: MGIGATAGVAAIGGIAVNAQASGESGSTSADALVFDKDAYTELTTTITTDAGDKTVKYHFYKATTYVTDPVDEKYQSLIVSVPVEIDGKTVDATHAPILFANSVGGYMPSSVADATGVGAAGMTGIPGGAGGGAPSASTSASASASSTASAAASASAPASTGTGEVASGGNAQVNAQGGMVSNAKLALAAGYVVVEPGARGRTLTDADGTYYGTAPAAIVDLKAAVRYVRFNKGRIPGNTDRIVSSGTSAGGALSALLGASGDSPLYDKYLKELGAADASDSIFASGDWCPITDLEHADMAYEWNWGGNKLSSGSLVDRTVSKDLSTAFADYQASLKIRAKGFGALTARNLDDYLLETHLQPSATTYLKSLSDADRSTYLASNTFITWSGGRATFTWADFLTHVGARKKDTPAFDAFDLSAGENNEFGTGTTQARHFTLYSLRHESGSSARLDSDLPEKLHLMNPMPFIRQHNPGRSKHWWIRVGTKDSDTSLSVVANLAASLEQLGDDVNALYYWDEGHGSNIDAADFITWIGKVTGYTK; the protein is encoded by the coding sequence ATGGGGATCGGCGCGACGGCGGGCGTCGCGGCCATCGGCGGCATCGCCGTGAACGCCCAGGCCTCGGGCGAGAGCGGATCGACGTCCGCGGACGCCCTGGTGTTCGACAAGGACGCCTACACGGAACTGACCACGACCATCACCACGGACGCCGGCGACAAGACGGTGAAGTACCACTTCTACAAGGCCACCACCTACGTCACCGACCCGGTGGACGAGAAGTACCAGAGCCTGATCGTCAGCGTTCCGGTCGAGATCGACGGGAAGACCGTCGACGCGACCCACGCCCCGATCCTCTTCGCCAACTCGGTGGGCGGCTACATGCCCTCGTCCGTCGCGGACGCCACCGGCGTGGGCGCCGCCGGGATGACCGGCATCCCCGGCGGCGCGGGCGGCGGCGCACCCAGCGCCTCGACCAGCGCCTCCGCCAGTGCCTCGTCCACCGCATCCGCCGCCGCGTCCGCCAGTGCCCCGGCATCCACCGGCACGGGCGAGGTCGCGTCCGGCGGCAACGCTCAGGTGAACGCCCAGGGCGGGATGGTCAGCAACGCCAAGCTCGCCCTCGCGGCGGGATACGTAGTCGTGGAGCCGGGCGCACGCGGCCGCACCCTCACCGACGCGGACGGCACCTACTACGGCACCGCCCCGGCCGCCATCGTGGACCTGAAGGCCGCCGTACGCTACGTGCGCTTCAACAAGGGCCGCATCCCCGGCAACACCGACCGCATCGTCTCCTCGGGCACCAGCGCCGGCGGCGCGCTGTCCGCCCTGCTCGGCGCGTCCGGCGACAGCCCGCTCTACGACAAGTACCTCAAGGAGCTCGGCGCGGCCGACGCGAGCGACTCGATCTTCGCCAGCGGCGACTGGTGCCCCATCACCGACCTGGAGCACGCCGACATGGCGTACGAGTGGAACTGGGGCGGCAACAAGCTGAGCTCCGGCTCCCTCGTCGACCGGACCGTCTCCAAGGACCTGAGCACGGCGTTCGCCGACTACCAGGCCTCCCTCAAGATCCGGGCCAAGGGCTTCGGCGCCCTCACCGCGCGCAACCTCGACGACTACCTGCTGGAGACCCACCTCCAGCCATCGGCGACGACCTACCTCAAGTCCCTCTCGGACGCCGACCGTTCGACGTACCTGGCGAGCAACACGTTCATCACCTGGTCGGGCGGCAGGGCGACCTTCACCTGGGCCGACTTCCTCACCCATGTCGGGGCGCGGAAGAAGGACACGCCCGCCTTCGACGCCTTCGACCTCTCCGCGGGCGAGAACAACGAGTTCGGCACCGGCACCACCCAGGCCCGCCACTTCACGCTGTACAGCCTGCGGCACGAGAGCGGCAGCAGCGCCCGCCTCGACAGCGACCTGCCCGAGAAACTGCACCTGATGAACCCGATGCCGTTCATCAGGCAGCACAACCCGGGCCGCTCGAAGCACTGGTGGATCCGCGTCGGCACCAAGGACAGCGACACCTCGCTCTCGGTCGTCGCCAACCTCGCCGCGAGCCTGGAGCAGCTCGGCGACGACGTCAACGCCCTCTACTACTGGGACGAGGGCCACGGGTCGAACATCGACGCCGCCGACTTCATCACCTGGATCGGCAAGGTGACGGGCTACACCAAGTAA
- a CDS encoding alpha/beta hydrolase: MSLLARPTVASFAAKAMQRLALLADRRPGGRGSAASSHARFPEFPRAVSELTIPTSVAPARVTVYRPETQGPPPPVHVNFHGGGYVMPLTEIDDPFCRFLASEAGVVVINVDYAVAPQHRFPAPPRQAYEVVRWVAAHGKENDWDGSRLSVGGQSAGGGLAAAVARQALEEGGPSIALQILHYPPLDLATSAKDKHAAIAKPLLRPWMAEVFDSSYVPDPRKRADRLVSPAHPSDTADLTGIAPALVVTAEYDLLKAEGVRYAERLRQAGALVEHYDVPEADHGYDGNDDEKARHVYALIARQVRRAVNAGAPDAT; encoded by the coding sequence ATGTCCCTCCTGGCCCGGCCCACGGTGGCCTCCTTCGCCGCCAAGGCGATGCAGCGTCTCGCCTTGCTCGCGGACCGACGCCCGGGTGGTCGCGGGTCCGCGGCGTCGTCGCACGCCCGCTTTCCCGAATTCCCCCGCGCTGTCAGCGAGTTGACGATCCCGACCTCAGTCGCCCCGGCCCGGGTCACGGTGTACCGGCCGGAGACGCAAGGACCGCCGCCACCCGTGCACGTGAACTTCCACGGTGGCGGGTACGTCATGCCGCTGACCGAGATCGACGACCCGTTCTGCCGTTTCCTCGCCTCGGAGGCGGGCGTCGTCGTGATCAACGTGGACTACGCCGTCGCCCCGCAGCACCGGTTCCCCGCACCGCCCCGGCAGGCGTACGAGGTCGTCCGATGGGTCGCCGCGCACGGCAAGGAGAACGACTGGGACGGCAGCCGGCTCTCCGTGGGCGGCCAGAGCGCCGGAGGCGGCCTCGCCGCGGCCGTGGCCCGCCAGGCCCTGGAGGAGGGTGGCCCTTCGATCGCGCTCCAGATCCTCCACTATCCCCCGCTCGATCTCGCGACGAGCGCCAAGGACAAGCATGCCGCCATCGCCAAGCCGCTGCTCCGCCCGTGGATGGCCGAGGTCTTCGACTCGTCGTACGTGCCGGACCCCCGGAAGCGGGCCGACCGGCTCGTGTCGCCCGCGCACCCGTCGGACACCGCGGACCTGACGGGCATCGCCCCGGCCCTGGTGGTCACGGCGGAGTACGACCTTCTCAAGGCGGAGGGAGTCCGCTACGCCGAGCGTCTTCGGCAGGCGGGAGCGCTGGTCGAGCACTACGACGTACCGGAGGCGGACCACGGGTACGACGGCAACGACGACGAAAAGGCCCGCCATGTCTATGCCCTGATTGCCCGTCAGGTGCGGCGCGCCGTCAACGCCGGGGCGCCCGACGCCACTTGA